The nucleotide sequence CGAATTCTCAGGCAGCGGATGGCCTTCAGCAGCGGCAACGTTACAAACCTCCTGCATCAGAAGCCGCAACAACGACTCGTCCACGGCAAGCAGGCTGCGGGTGTCGGCTCCTCCCGCTAGCACCGAGACCGGATTGAAAGCAGCGTTCCAGACGCATTTCCGCCAGCGCTCCGTAACCACGGAGTCAGTCAGCTTGCCGGCCATGCCACCCGCCTCCAGCAGCGCGGCGAAACGGCGGCTGGCCGAACCGATGCCGCCGGGATAGTCGCCCAACACCAATCGACCGAAGGCTTGATGGTGAATCCGACCAGGTGCGGTGCGACAGGCGCCGATAAAGGCAATGCCGCTGATCAGTGTCGCCTGTGGGAAAGCCGCGGCGATCGGCGCCTCGATGTCGATACCGTTTTCGATCAGAACAATAGCGGTGCCGGACCTCACGGCCGGTTTGATCAGGGCGGCACGGTCGAGATCGTCCAGCACCTTGACGGCCAGCACCAGGTAGTCCGGACCGGTCTGCCCGACCGCCGCGGCAGCCGCTTCGACCGCGTCATAAACAGCCGCCGGCCGGAAGGAGAGATCGCCGAGCGGACTGTCGATCCGGTAGCCGTCGGCCCGCACGACCGCGGCATCGGAGCGCGCGACCACTTCGACACACGCGCCGCCGCGATGTAACAAGGCGCCATAGAAGGCCCCGACGGCACCGGCGCCAACAATCAACACGCGCGGCAGCGTGCCGGGATCCTCGGGCGAACTCTGCAGGTTAGAAGTCACGAAGCAGCTTCCTCGCCAGCATTACGACATTCGGGGTGAGGCAGCCCGCCGGTCCAGCCGGCGCCAAAGCGCCCTTGGTGAAACGCGCGGTCGTCATGCCGAAACCGTCAAGCAGGCTGAAGGGTCGGGTCCGTCCCGACCTGAACCAGCAACTTACCGCGGTTACGTCCCTCCAGCAGACCCTGGAATGCACCGACGGCAGACTCCAGACCTTGGACTAGATCCTCGCGGTAACGGAGTTGACCGGAGCGCAGCCACTCACCCATATCCCTCAGAAAGTCATCCAGCCGGTCGGCATGATCGGAGACGATGAAGCCGCGCAGGGTCAAGCGGCGCACCAGGACCAAGCCCATGGTCCGGACCAGCTCACTGGCGCCGCCTTCAGCGCCTTTGTCCGAGGCAGCGTTGTTGTAGTGGGCGATGCGGCCGCAGACCGGGATGCGGCCAAAGTCGTTCATCAACGGCAAGACCGCGTTGAACACCGCACCGCCGACATTCTCGAAGTAGACGTCCACACCGCCGTCACAGGCCTGTGACAACCGCTTGGCAAAGTCGACGTCGCGATAGTTCACTGCGGCGTCGAAACCCAGCTCCTCGACAACGTACGCGCATTTGTCCGGGGCTCCGGCGACGCCGACGACGCGGCACCCCTGTAGCTTCGCGATCTGCCCGACGATCTGACCGACCGCGCCCGCGGCGGCCGAAACCACCACCGTCTCGCCCGGCTTCGGGCGGCCGTGGTCGAGCAAGCCGACATAGGCGGTGAGACCCGGCATTCCCATCACCCCCAGCGCCGTGGTGACAGGTGCCGCCCTAGGATCGAGTTTGCGGAGGCCGGTCCCGTCGGACAAAGCGTGGGTTTGCCAGCCGGCCGCCGCCAGCACGAGGTCGCCTGCAGCAAAGCCATCCAGGTGACTTTCGATCACTTCGCAGACAGTACCGCCGACCATGGTCTCACCTAGCTTTACAGGCTGAGCGTAAGACTTCGCCGGATTCATTCGGCCGCGCATGTAAGGATCAAGAGACAGATAGACGGTGCGCAACAGAAGCTCGCCGGGGCCGGGGCGCGGGATCGCCATCGGCTCGAGACGCAGATGCGTCTCGTCCGGCATTCCTTCGGGATGAGCGGTCAGAAGGATGCGTTTGCCGTCACTCATAATTTGGCCTCCGGTGCGGCCCTCTCGGGCAGCAGTAAGTTGGGGGACGGGAAAGGCGGACACCGATCGCGGGATCGGGGCGTGCCCGAATGTCGGCTTCAGTTTACCGCGGAGAGCGGTGGCGCTGCTGACGCGGCACGCTCCAGCATTACGAAACGGTCCAAGTGATGGTCTTCGTCGCCGAGCAGATGATCGATCATCACCAGTCGCTTGGCGAAGTGCGGCAGCGCATACTCCCAGGTCATGCCTATCCCACCGTGGAGCTGGATAGACTCCTCGGCGATTGTCCGTCCGGCGCGGCCGATGAGGTTCTTGGCGGCGCTAACAGCACGCTCGCGTTCCGCACGCTCCCCGTCCAAACGACCGGCCGCCAAGATCGCCATTGAGCGCGCCTGCTCCAACAGGCCGCGCAGATCGACCATGCGATGCTGCAGAACTTGGAAAGAGCCGATGGTGACGCCAAACTGCTTACGCTGCTTCAGATAGTCGAGGGTCATGTCGCAGCAGGTCTCCATCGCCCCGACCGCCTCGCCGCAAAGGGCAACGAGACCGCGGGCGACAGCCGCCTCGATAGCGGAATAGGCGGTGCCCGGCTCCCCGAGCGCTGCCTCGGCCGGAATGACGACACCATCGAGCTCCAACTCCGCCGCACGCAGCCCATCGATGGTGGGGTAAGGGTGCAGGCTCAGACCCATGGCATCGCACGGCAGCAGGAAGAGACCGATCCCCTTCTCGTCGTCCTGCGCTCCGGCAGTGCGCGCCGAAACCACCAAAGTGTTGGCCTCTCCGCCATGCAGAACCACCGACTTACGGCCGTCAAGACGCCAGCCGCCAGACGTGGCGACTGCACGGGTCGCCACCTGTTCCAGAGCGTAGCGCGAGTCCGGTTCGCCATGCGCGAAGGCCAGCAAGGCCTCCCCGGCGATCATCGGCCTTAGATAATCGCTGCACTGCTCAGGCGTGCCGAGACGTTCGATCAGGCTGCCGGCCAGCACCACACTGGCCAGATAGGGTTCGAGCAGCAGGCCACGACCAAGTTCCCGCATCACGGTCATCAGCTCGACACCGCCGCCGCCGAAACCGCCCACCTCTTCGCCGAAGGGAGCGCCGAGCAAACCGATCTCCGCGAACTCGCGCCAGACGTCGCGGTCAAAACCCGCAGCGCTCTCAAGCGTCTTCAGACGTGCCTCGAAGCCGAAACGCTCGCGGACCAGGCGGGCAACGGTATCGCGGAGCAACGCCTGCTCCTGGCTTAGGGTGAAACGCATGGTTCAGGTCCCCCACGTCACAGACCCAGGATCGCCTTGGCGACGATCGTCTTCTGGATCTCGTTGGAGCCGCCGTAGATCGACAGCTTACGCCGGTTGAAGTACTCGGCGGCCAGCGGTGCCGCTTCAGCCGGGCCGACCGGCGTCTGGTTGGTCTCCGCATCCATCAGCTCGCTGAGGAACGGCAGAGCGTAGGGTCCGACAGAGCGGCGCAGCAGATCCGTAATCTCCTGCCGCAGGACACTCCCGTTGATCTTGAGTAGAGAGCTTTCCGCCCCCGGCGCCCCACCGCTCTGTGCCTCCGCGATGACCCGCAGGTTGGTCGTCTCCAGCGCCATCAGGTCGATCTCGACGCGCGCGATACGTCGGGCGAAGGTCGGGTCTTCGGTCAGCGGTCGACCATGCTTGAGCTGCCGCCCCGCTACGCTCTTAAGGTGTTGCAGTGCCGCCTTGGCTTGACCAATGCCGGCAATTCCAGTGCGCTCGTGGGTCAAGAGGTACTTCGCGCAGGGCCAGCCCTTGTTCTCCTCGCCGACCAGGTTCTCAACCGGCACAAGCACGTTGTCGAAGAAGACCTCGTTGACCTCGCGCCCGCCGTCCAGAGTGATGATCGGCCGCACCGTGATACCAGGCGTGGTCATGTCGATCAGAAGGA is from Algihabitans albus and encodes:
- a CDS encoding ketopantoate reductase family protein, whose protein sequence is MTSNLQSSPEDPGTLPRVLIVGAGAVGAFYGALLHRGGACVEVVARSDAAVVRADGYRIDSPLGDLSFRPAAVYDAVEAAAAAVGQTGPDYLVLAVKVLDDLDRAALIKPAVRSGTAIVLIENGIDIEAPIAAAFPQATLISGIAFIGACRTAPGRIHHQAFGRLVLGDYPGGIGSASRRFAALLEAGGMAGKLTDSVVTERWRKCVWNAAFNPVSVLAGGADTRSLLAVDESLLRLLMQEVCNVAAAEGHPLPENSVSASLAKTRDMPAYKTSMALDFLAGRPLETEAILGNVVRAATRYDLAVPHLRTLYGLLRLRAAGPAT
- a CDS encoding NADP-dependent oxidoreductase, whose protein sequence is MSDGKRILLTAHPEGMPDETHLRLEPMAIPRPGPGELLLRTVYLSLDPYMRGRMNPAKSYAQPVKLGETMVGGTVCEVIESHLDGFAAGDLVLAAAGWQTHALSDGTGLRKLDPRAAPVTTALGVMGMPGLTAYVGLLDHGRPKPGETVVVSAAAGAVGQIVGQIAKLQGCRVVGVAGAPDKCAYVVEELGFDAAVNYRDVDFAKRLSQACDGGVDVYFENVGGAVFNAVLPLMNDFGRIPVCGRIAHYNNAASDKGAEGGASELVRTMGLVLVRRLTLRGFIVSDHADRLDDFLRDMGEWLRSGQLRYREDLVQGLESAVGAFQGLLEGRNRGKLLVQVGTDPTLQPA
- a CDS encoding acyl-CoA dehydrogenase family protein codes for the protein MRFTLSQEQALLRDTVARLVRERFGFEARLKTLESAAGFDRDVWREFAEIGLLGAPFGEEVGGFGGGGVELMTVMRELGRGLLLEPYLASVVLAGSLIERLGTPEQCSDYLRPMIAGEALLAFAHGEPDSRYALEQVATRAVATSGGWRLDGRKSVVLHGGEANTLVVSARTAGAQDDEKGIGLFLLPCDAMGLSLHPYPTIDGLRAAELELDGVVIPAEAALGEPGTAYSAIEAAVARGLVALCGEAVGAMETCCDMTLDYLKQRKQFGVTIGSFQVLQHRMVDLRGLLEQARSMAILAAGRLDGERAERERAVSAAKNLIGRAGRTIAEESIQLHGGIGMTWEYALPHFAKRLVMIDHLLGDEDHHLDRFVMLERAASAAPPLSAVN
- a CDS encoding acyl-CoA dehydrogenase family protein, with product MDLHYTPEEEAFREEIRDFLREKLPPELAAKVRGGKRLTKADHERWHAILSAAGYLAVNWPRAYGGTGWSPVQRHIFDEETAAAGAPAVLAFGVNMVAPVLMKFGTQAQKDYYLPRILDGSDWWCQGYSEPGAGSDLAGLKTRAERDGEHYVVNGQKTWTTLGQYANKIFCLVRTDPQAKKQEGISFLLIDMTTPGITVRPIITLDGGREVNEVFFDNVLVPVENLVGEENKGWPCAKYLLTHERTGIAGIGQAKAALQHLKSVAGRQLKHGRPLTEDPTFARRIARVEIDLMALETTNLRVIAEAQSGGAPGAESSLLKINGSVLRQEITDLLRRSVGPYALPFLSELMDAETNQTPVGPAEAAPLAAEYFNRRKLSIYGGSNEIQKTIVAKAILGL